The Oleidesulfovibrio alaskensis DSM 16109 DNA window CACGATGTCGCGCAGCACGCTCTGCGTGCATGGGGGTGTCAGGTATATCCCCCGCGCCGAGCGCTCCATGCGCTCCAGATGGGCATCCAGCTGGTACAGCCTGCGCCCTTCAAACTTCATGCTTTCAAAAACACCGTCGCCGCGGTGGGCAAGGTGATCATCGGCCGGCATCAGCAGCAGACGCGGGTCACGGCAGATGGCCTCCATGCGGTGTTCGTAAAACGCAAGAATCTTGCCTTCGGCACTGCGGCGTGTCGAAAGCAGCTTTTCCACCCACGCATCGGTATCAAGAACAGGTATCAACGCAACTGCTCCGTTATATTACAGGAATTTTCCGGGATCGGCGATATCCAGCAGAGAACGCTCCACCAGTTCTTCGGCAATCTGTACGGCATTAAGTGCGGCGCCTTTGCGCAGGTTGTCAGCCACCACCCACATGTTCAGACCGTTTTCAATGGTATGGTCTTCACGGATGCGCCCGACAAAGGTTTCATCCTCACCTGCGGCATGAATGGCCATGGGGTAGATATTTTCCGAAGGATTATCCAGCACACGCACGCCGGGAGCCTGCGCCAGCACGGCGCGGGCCTGCGCCGCGGTCAGTTTTTTCTCCGTTTCGATGTTCAGCGATTCGGAATGGCCGTAAAAAACCGGCACGCGCACGGTGGTGGCGGTAACCTTCACCGACGGGTCGCCCATTATCTTCACGGTTTCCTGCACCATCTTCAGTTCTTCCTTGGTGTAGCCGTCTTCAAGGAAAACATCGATGTGCGGCAGACAGTTGAACGCTATCTGATACGGATATACCGAAGCTTCGGGCTCCTGCATGTTAAACATCTGCCGCACCTGTTTTTCCAGTTCGGATATGGCCTTCTGGCCGGTACCGGAAACAGCCTGATAGGTGGAAACCACCACGCGGCGTACGCCTGCCGCATCATGCAGAGGCTTGAGGGCCACAACCATCTGGATGGTCGAGCAGTTGGGGTTGGCAATGATGCCGTTGTGCAGCTTGAGGGCGTCGGGGTTGACCTCGGGCACCACCAGCGGGCAGCGCTCATCCATGCGCCAGTTGCTGGAGTTGTCCACCACCACGCAGCCGGATTTCACGGCATGGGGGGCAAACCGGGCCGAAGTGCCGCCGCCTGCAGAAAACAATGCGATATCAACACCTTCAAAGGAGTCTTCGGTAAGTTCGCGCACGGTGAGCTCGCCACCCTTGAAGGGTACGGTGGTTCCTGCGCTGCGGGCAGAGGCCAGCGCGCGCACCTCATGAGCGGGAAATTCACGATCTTCCAGCGTCTTCAGCATTTCGCGGCCCACAGCACCCGTGGCACCTACAACCGCAACGACCAAACGTTCCTTGGACATTAAAAACTCCTTGTGAGTGGAAAAACATGTGCCGCCGCCCGTTTTCCGGACTATGCGGTAACGCCCCGCGAACGCAGGAATCTGCCCAGCTCCTTGTCACGCACCATAACATGGTCCTTCCACCAGTCCTGCAGATAGTCAAGCATTTCAGGTGTTATTTCAGAACCTTCTTCGATGTAGCGCAACAGAAAACCGATGGCGTCCGTAAAAAACTCGCGATGCTCCTGCATATGCTGTTCATAATCCGGCATTTCAAAGACAAACCGCTCCATGTACTGGCGCTCCAGCGCGAAATGTTCATGTGCGTAGTCGTTCAGACGGGTTATGAGACCGCACAGCACCGCACGGTGATTCCCCTGCATATAGGCGTAATACAGCTCATTGATGATCTCTGTAAGCTGCTGATGCTGATCATCAAGCTCTTTTATGCCGATCTTCATCGAATCCTTGAGTTCAAGCTGCCGCATATGCTTTTCCGCTTTGGCCCTGCCGGCCTTATGCATTATCGCCCGATCCTGCCATAGATCCGGCGAAAACGGTCCTGAACCATTCTATGCCAACATTGCGGCAAAGAAAACCCTCGGCGCCTGCGGCGCACAATTAAAACCGCCGGATGAGATACACGCCCGCCCCCACCATGACAAGCCCCGCAAGGCGCGGCAGATTGACGGATCGGGCCTGATAGCCCAGCACCCCGAAGTGATCCAGCAGCACCGAGGCCGTCACCTGTCCCGCCAGAATGAGCGCGACCATGGTTGTGGCCCCCAGTCGGGGCGCAAGAAAAGTGACCGCGCTGACAAAAAAAGCCCCGAGCAGACCGCCTGTCCAGTGCCACCACTGTGTGGTGCCCGGAACAGGTACCGCCGGCGCGGTGCGCGTGACCAGACACCAGCACACAAGCGCCGCGGTGCCCACGCTGAATGATACCAGCGACGCCAGTACCGGGCTGCCCGCCCAGTGCGCCTGAAGTCCGCTGTTTATCCCCGCCTGCGTGGGCAGGGTGGCCCCCGCCAGCAGCGCCATGACAAATAACAGTGCGCTCATGGGTATCCCCCGTCAGAATGTGATGGTGGCCAGATCGGCCACAAGCGGCCTGTCCGCCTCCAGAAAACGCAGCCGCAGCGCCTCGTCGCACCGCAGCCACGCCAGCCTGTGACCTTC harbors:
- a CDS encoding DMT family transporter; amino-acid sequence: MSALLFVMALLAGATLPTQAGINSGLQAHWAGSPVLASLVSFSVGTAALVCWCLVTRTAPAVPVPGTTQWWHWTGGLLGAFFVSAVTFLAPRLGATTMVALILAGQVTASVLLDHFGVLGYQARSVNLPRLAGLVMVGAGVYLIRRF
- a CDS encoding aspartate-semialdehyde dehydrogenase, translated to MSKERLVVAVVGATGAVGREMLKTLEDREFPAHEVRALASARSAGTTVPFKGGELTVRELTEDSFEGVDIALFSAGGGTSARFAPHAVKSGCVVVDNSSNWRMDERCPLVVPEVNPDALKLHNGIIANPNCSTIQMVVALKPLHDAAGVRRVVVSTYQAVSGTGQKAISELEKQVRQMFNMQEPEASVYPYQIAFNCLPHIDVFLEDGYTKEELKMVQETVKIMGDPSVKVTATTVRVPVFYGHSESLNIETEKKLTAAQARAVLAQAPGVRVLDNPSENIYPMAIHAAGEDETFVGRIREDHTIENGLNMWVVADNLRKGAALNAVQIAEELVERSLLDIADPGKFL
- a CDS encoding bacteriohemerythrin, translating into MRQLELKDSMKIGIKELDDQHQQLTEIINELYYAYMQGNHRAVLCGLITRLNDYAHEHFALERQYMERFVFEMPDYEQHMQEHREFFTDAIGFLLRYIEEGSEITPEMLDYLQDWWKDHVMVRDKELGRFLRSRGVTA